The genomic DNA AATTAATTGTCCAAAGAGAGATTTTATGCATATTctgatgaaaaaaatatatatatttgaagtggggttgtttGAGGTCCttatctatagtgtattaacATTAGATACAACTTCATTTagctcctgtctgtttctccaaactggggcGATACCAACCGCTCTCTCCTGTAATCTATGGATAAGCACCTCCTATCCAACTCCACGATGCCTTTTCACCTCGGTTAGTGTCATGTGAGCGTCTCTAAAGCGTCCTGCACCCGGACAGGTGGCCGTCCTGCAAGAGGAACGGAACAGCCTGTTGGCTGAGAACGACGTCCTGACGGACCGAGCCCATCAGCTGGACGCGTTCGACGACCCGAGCACCCCGTCGGGGAAGAAACACagccagctgcagcagcaggtggaggcgTTGGAGGAGGAGAACTTCAGGTGGGCGCCCTGCGTTCCGGCTCCTTCATCGGCGACGTCTGAACGAGTGCGTGCGtttgcatcttcttcttcttctttttcttttttaggctGGAGGCCGCGAAGGACGACTACCGGATCCACTGCGAGGAGTTGGAGAAGCAGCTGATCGAGGTTCAGCACCGTAATGACGAGCTCACCAGCCTGGCAGAAGAGTCTCGAGCCCTCAAAGACGAACTGGACgtcctgaggtgtgtgtgtgtgtgtgtgtgagagaggcgTATTAAACTGTGTAGTGAAAAGGTTTTCCAGCATACAAATGGACATGACGCCTCTTGTCGCCTCCAGAATGAGAAACTAGACGTCTCCTGAGCCTGTTATGAAGGCCAGCTCATGATTTCACAACTTAGATGTCTTGTTGAGACAAATATTTCTCTCTAGGGGCCTTTGAGAGAGTAGGTCGGCCTCCCTTGAGTGCATCCAAAAAGAAGCAGGAAAACGAGagatatttcaaaataaagtccaAATGTAACAGAGTGAGTGGAGAGAGCAGAGATTAGACCCTAAGGTAGAACGTTCTTCTTCCTgaagcatttctttttctttttaaagtatcCATCTTGTATTCGTCTGCTGTAGGAACTGCTCCGACCGGGTGGTGACGCTGGAGACCTCGCTGGACACGTACAAACGGAAACTGGAGAATCTCGGTGACCTGAAGAGGCAGatgaagctgctggaggagaacaACATGACCTACATGCACAACACGGTCAGCTTGGAGGAAGAGCTGCGCAAGGCCAACGCGGCCCGCGCACAGCTCGAGACGTACAAGAGACAGGTGGGCGCAGGGGGTGAGACAGGTGGGCGGAGGGGGTGAGACAGGTGGGCggaggggggagaagagaggTCACGTCTCATGAGTCTCACAAGGGGACGGATTGCATAACTCTTTTTATCGGTTTGCTGTCCGTCAGGTCCAAGAACTGCACAGGAAGTTGAGCGAGGAGTCGCGGCGAGCGGACAACCTGGcctacgagatgaagaagttgGAGGAGAAGCACGAAACggtgatgaaggagaaggaggtgaggcgGCTTCTTGAAACGTGTGCGGAAGAATCCAcagaaggatttaaaaaaaaaaaaaaatgatattcttGCTATGGTGACTGTCTTGAAATAATTTGGACTGTTGTCTCCATTAGAGGACCATCATGGAGAGAGATTCTCTGAAGGAGATCAATGAGGAGCTGCGATGCACTCAGGCTCAACAGCACCAGCTCTCCCaaacaggtgtttgtgtgtgtgtgtgtgtatttgtgtgtgtatttgtgtatttgtatcagACTTTGCCACTTTGATCTTCTAAAGTGCAGAAAACCTTTTTTCCCTGCAGGGATTCTTCCTTCTAGCAGCCCCAGCCATGAAAACCTGGCGGCTGAATTAATACCCATCGAGTACAGGTAACACTGATTCTGTcaatgcaatgtgtgtgtgtgtgtgtgtgtgtgttttaacattgACCTCGTACATGTGACTGTTCAGAGAACAGTTCATCCGGCTGCAGCACGAGAACAAGATGCTGAGGGTGCAGCAGGaggagtgtgagagggagaagaTCGCTGCACTGCAGAGCCAGCTGGAGGAAGCCCACAAGACGCGCAGTGAGCTGGACACGGAGAACAGGTCAACGTGTACCTTTTCACCACCGTTAGCTTGTATGTGCAGGTTTTAATGGAAACATGCTAAAAAAAGaatgccttttttttcatgtttaccGTCATGAACGCACTGCAAAACAAAGCTGTTAGTAAAGATGTAAATGTTACGTCGGTTACTTCTtcaatttctctttttaaacTTTCAAACCAGAGTTGTTGAGACGAGTTTCATTTAGTTTCTATCCGGATTGAAAGTCGTTCCAGTTTACCCATTTTTGTCAATATTTCCGTCCTCTTCACTGCCATCGATCTGCAGATTGAGTCGAGAGCGGATCGgcgagctgcagcagcaggtggaggaccTCCAGAGGGCGCTGCAGAGTCAGGCGGCCCAACCTGACGACGTGAGTGAGCCAGGAGAGTTCATCTTATTACGCTGTTCACATCTCATTATGGAGGGGAATCTCATTACTGGacgttctctctttctttttttcatttttttttttttttcagtcaaaCCTGAAGCGGAAACTCGACGCGCACATGTGAGTGTGAATTATGGGTCAACCTTAGTTTTGAGAGACGAGAGATGTACAATGAGTGCACGTGTCCACCAGTAGAGGGCGCTAAAGAAACGCCATGCGTGTGTCCTCAGGGTCCAGCTGAACGAGGCTCAGGACGAAATCATGAAGAAGAAAGAGCTGCTGGAGGACCTCCAGCCCGACGACACTCAAACCTGTAAGAACACACGTAGCacaatgtaaataaagttattattattataatgtagtAAACCTTCGTTTCTCCCATCGCCTCTCAGCCCTGAAGCTGGACGAGCTGAACGCTGCTCTGAAGAAGAAGGACGATGACATGCGGGCCATGGAGGAGCGGTACAAAATGTACCTGGAGAAAGCTCGCAATGTGAGTGAAaagatgcgtgtgtgtgtgtgtgtgtgtgtgtgtgtgtatgtgtatgtatatgtatatatgtgtgtgtgtatatatatatatatatgtatatatatgtgtgtgtgtatatatatatgtatatatatgtgtgtgtgtgtatatatatatatgtgtgtgtgtatatatatatgtatatatatgtgtgtgtgtatatatatatatatatatatatatatatatatacatatatatatatatatatatatatatatatatatatatatatatatatatatatatagatgtgtatatataattgACAACGGGATATGTTGTttgaatataatttattttaatttttatgaGAAATATtgatttcctccttttttttagacaaggaatatttatttacgctgtttatttatttataattctaTTGTATATGAAGAATATGAGtactgttcattttaatactttttaaaaaaatattttttattcatttgttccatgtcttttaaaatgaatatataacataaaaatgaatatataaataaaaatgtgcttgtAGGTTATCCGAGCGCTGGATCCTAAACTGAACCCAGCCACCGCTGAGATCCAGGCTCTGAGGAACCAGTTGGCAGACCGGGACAAGCAGATCCTGAACCTGGAAGTAAAGCAGCTCTTTGACTCcaacacactttctttttcttttaaagatttGATCGTTTCTCAAACTCGACTCGTGTTTGTTTGATCTGCAGCGTCAATGTGAGCAGGCCAAGCTGAGGGAGTACGAGGAGAAGCTGGTGGTCACTGCGtggtacaacacggtacaactaATTCAACTTATGTCATGTTCATCCTGCTTTTTATGGATTTATTGTTCAATTCAGTCACTTTTTATCAATCCCcggataaaaaaaatacaaaaatacacaaaacctCAACACAACAATCTCTAAAGGTCTGAATTTCCTGTGCAAATGAAGCAAATGAGGGACTCCTGATCGTATAGTGAtcatatatagatagatagatagatagatacataggtagatagatagatagatagatggatagatggatggatggatgatggagacCTACAGTACGTTACCTGCAGGCCTAATGTAGACCTGGTCTTGTGCTGGTCAAAGATGGCCGACAGCCTCCGTCACAATAAAGCTCGGCTGTCTTTTTGGTCCCTCATGTTCAGGTTATTACACCAAGCATTAATACTAAAAGTAAGAACGGATTCAATAACCGCCGACCCTctaaatgtgtgtctgtcttcGTCCTCCAGAGTCTGAGCTTTCAGAAGCTGGCGATCGAGTCTCGCCTCggtggctccgcctcctccgcGAGGTCCCCCGGCCAGTCCTTCCTGTCCCAGCAGCGGCAGGTCTCGAACGCCCCACGCCGGGCGCTCTCCATAAACGCGCCGGCCGCTACCTCCAAGTAGACGAAGAGGCccacgtctcctcctccctcgctcacTCCACTACAAGTGACCTTAAACACATCTGCGCTCGGGGGAGGAGTCACGGATCAGCTGATCGGGGATCAATGAGCACCAGCTGATCGAACAGAACCCGAGACGGACTGTCCCACGGGCTCCGGGCTGAGCTCTCGTAGAACGGGGACCCCGTAGACCTCCTGACCCGTAGACCTTCTGACCCGTAGACCTCCTGACCCGTAGACCTTCTGACCCGTAGACCTTCTGACCCGTAGACCTCCTGACCCGTAGACCTTCTGACCCGTAGACCTTCTGACCCGTAGACCTTCTGACCCGTAGACCTTCTGACCCGTAGACCTCCTGACCCGTAGACCTCCTGACCCGTAGACCTCCTGACCCGTAGACCTCCTGACCCGTAGACCTCCTGACCCGTAGACCTTCTGACCCGTAGACCTTCTGACCCGTAGACCTCCTGACCCGTAGACCTTCTGACCCGTAGACCTCCTGACCCGTAGACCTTCTGACCCGTAGACCTTCTGACCCGTAGACCTCCTGACCCGTAGACCTCCTGACCCGTAGACCTTCTGACCCGTAGACCTTCTGACCCGTAGACCTCCTGACCCGTAGACCTTCTGACCCGTAGACCTCCTGACCCGTAGACCTTCTGACCCGTAGACCTTCTGACCCGTAGACCTCCTGACCCGTAGACCTTCTGACCCGTAGACCTCCTGACCCGTAGACCTTCTGACCCGTAGACCTCCTGACCCGTAGACCTTCTGAGGCTCTGCAGCTCGGCTGAATGAATACTTTATAATCAATACCGCCTTCAGTCTCTTTTATCCTCTCATGACGTGCACTTGAACAGGAATGAGAGAAATGTTAATGAATGCTTATTTTACTCCAAATTGGATCccgtgaaatatatatatatatatatatatatatatatatatgtatatatgtatctatgtatgtgtatgtatgtatatatatatatatatatatgtgtgtgtgtgtgtatatatgtatgtatgtatgtgtgtgtgtgtatatatatatatatatatatatatatatatatatatatatatatatatatatatatatatatatatatatatatacatacatacatatgtatgtgtacatatatatatgtatgtatatgtgtgtgtgtatatatatatacatacatacacacatatatgtatatatatatatacacatatatgtatgtatgtgtacatatatatatatgtgtgtgtgtgtatatatatatatatatatgtatgtgtgtgtatatatatatatatatgtgtgtgtatatatatatatgtgtgtgtatatatatatatatatatatatgtatgtatgtatgtatgtatatatatatatatatatatatatatatatatatatatatatatatatatatatatatatatatatatatgtatatatgtatatatatatatatatgtatatatatatatatgtatatatgtatatatatatgtatatgtatatatatatatatatatgtatatatgtatatatatatatatatgtatatgtatatatatatatatatatatatgtatatatatatatatatatgtatatatatatatatatatatatatatatatatatatatatatatatatatgtatatatatatatatatatgtatatatatatatatgtatatatatatatatatatatatatatatgtgtgtgtatataagaatgtgattgttttttttaaatgtatttgaattcTAAAGCCAACTTACTAGATGATTGTTGATTTCTGGAGAACTAAACCATCATACTATGCATTTAAAGGAGTTCTAATGTAGTCATCCTGCAGATGTCTTTGAGGAAATGACCTCTATATTTGGTGCTGGCCACCaactgctttttgttgtttctaCTAAAATGGAACAAGCCGATCATTTGTATATCATTTACTCGCCATGTGTTACTTTTAAAACGTACTTCTTCTCTCGTGCCTCCACGGTGAACAAGAGAATCTTTAAGGGAAGCCGAGTCTTTTGAAGCCGTGACGTGAACACGACTCCAACGCCAGCTTCTTCTGACGGGTACCGGCAACACGTAATTACTAAATCTAAATCTGCATCGTCTTTAATCCTGAACGTTTTCAGGCCGTTGTGTAGAAGCAAGGTGCTTTGTGGGTAATTGGCTTCGGGTTAAACCGCACGAGTCTCACGACATGAGATGGGCGACTCTGAACGTTTGCAATAACACttgaagtctgttttttttggggggtgtttGTCGGGATGTATCGACGACGTGTGTCAACGcgcttttgttttcctttgcagtgGATGATTCTCgtatatatttgtgattttaaacATTAATTTGTGTGACCATAAGAAGTACAATCGAACGCAGAaaactgtatgtttgtgtgtaaatgggggggggggggggagggagaatGACGTGACATTTTCAGGAATTTTACGGAGTTTAGCATTAAcgcctttttttgtgttttcttgtgaataaataaaattattataatatttttttctaagtgtgtgtttttttcattcagaaGCATCCGTCTCAGTTTGGGTCCAAAAGATTTACAAAGAAGCTAAAAATAATTTCATTACCACAAACCTTTTGACACgcatgtgttttattaatttacccCTCCAATAAGTTTCACATTCGATTTAATAAAGCAGACATTTAGCAAAATAACAAGTGAGGCTGTGAttctatttgtgtttgtttttaatgaaaaaaaagatatattttaaaCGTTTATTTCACACCAATTCCAATGTTTTAATAACCTCAAGAAGTAAAAGTTAATGGGTCTTTAAAAAGGGtgtactttaaataaaatgctATTGTTTTATCATCAGATCCTTTAAGAATGGTTTTAAAAGGACAATAACCATAACTCATCACATGTCACACACCATGTGACTAAGCATGCCATAAGTTCCTCTTACACCACCATGAGCTCCAGTATGTCTCAACCAATCTTTAAAAACTTCAATGGTACTGGTTCTATAATATTGTGTTATTCAAAGacgtataatatatatttattgcagGACTCAGCGGGCTCTGGCGTGGATCTTAAAAGCGTTGGGGGAGCGCGTGGCTCCGATGATTCCCTCTGAACTCGGCTCCGCTCCGTCCACTGTGGTGAAATAACATCTCTGACACAGAGTGACGAAAAACAGGAACAGCTCCATTCTCGCCAGGCCTTCGCCCAGACACGCTCGCTTTCCTGGGAAAAGGAAGCAGAAATGCAGCAGAAGGAAGGCCTTGTATACTCTAACTAATGATCTAACATTGTcttcattttaaatactttcttcCCATGTTGTTTACATTTCCTAAAGTCGATTCTTTCAGTTGAGACGTGACGAAAATATCGCTTTTTCTTGTAGTTTTTAGAATGTGGGCTGTTTTAGTTTTGGGCTATTATAGTGTggaaaacaaacatccaaaAATCAATATCggtgtttattttactgcttttgtctatttgcgtctgtagatttctcctaaattctcCGAATGTTAGCATTAGATAATGTCTCgtttacatatttaaacatttacatttccgaAAACTAATACAAAAACGAGTACAAATATTTGTCttaagtaatcaactggggaagaaGTGTCATGGTGAttactaaatgtttttttacccTATTCACTTATAGTGtctatacatacacatacatacacataaacatatctaaaacaacaacaacaaattctCTGATCCAGAAATCTCTCAAAATGTTCCAGTTTCATTCctctctatattctgaaggGTTTCTTCATATATCAGTCAAAGCCTGATTTATAGAGCATTATATTCCCAAAATCATGATgagaattattatttgttgacattattGTCTGTGATACAAAAAGTTATCAAAAATTAtctctgtaaaaacctttgactgTGTTATGTCAACAACATTAAAGAAGAATTTTGAACATGACTTTATCCAATGTTCacatttctgttctggaaatgtacGATAattcctcatttgcatatttaaacaacgtaaaaaaaaaaaattgtctaaatgtaagtaatcaactgaGGAGGTTTCATGCTGATTTCTATTAGTTAACATTGTTACCCTATTCCGCTGTCGTGTCTCCACAGTCACCAGTTAAATGTGAAGCTCACCTGCAGAGAAAGGTACAAATGCATCCCTCCTAGCAAACTTCCCGTCAGCATCCAGGAAGTGTTCCGGGTTGAAGGTGTCGGGAGTTTCCCATTCAGTCCGGTCAAACAGCACAGAGGTCAGGTTGGGCATCACGGAGGTTCCCTGTCGTTTAAACAAAAGGTGGATAGTTTAGTCACAACTTATTGGCAGTTCATGAGGGACAAAGCCCAGCACACAACCTGTGATCATTTGCACCCCCCTGAGAAGGTATTGGACCCCAGATTGGGACCCTCTGACACAATGGACTCCCCTGCGATAAGGAGATGCACCTTGGGGATGAAGTAGCCGCCCAGTGTCGTGTCCTTGGCGGCCATTCTGAGTCCATTGAGAGGAACTATGTTTCCCATCCTCTGGATCTCGTGGATGACGGCGTCTGTGTAAGGCAGGTTGGGTCTGTCTGCCATCGTGGGCTGGCGGGTCTGTCCGATCACTCCGTCTATTTCTACCTGGACTTTGTCTAGGAGGagagataaaaaaagatgttcaaTTGATCAATTAGTGTGACTTCTTTGATCTTCAGCACGTTGTTTCTCGCGTGTCTATGAATCTCTTGGGGAGTCAGATCTGAACACCCACCCTGGATGCGAGGGCTCTTGATGAGGTAGATGAGGCCCCACTGCAGGGTCTTCGAAGTGGTTTCGCCGCCAGCCAGGAACAGATCCAGACAACACAGAACCAGGTTGCCATCGTTGAAACCCAATTCACTGTTTCTGTTGTGCTGTTGAGCAAAAGGcgcaaggacacacacacacggtcagtTGGTTTGAATCATCTCGTACATATTGAGTCAACGTCGTGAACGCTTTACTTTCTCCTCCATCAGGAAGGCGTCGATGTAATCTCGTGGGTCGCCAGGTGCCGGATCCAGCTTGtgcctctctatctctccccggatggatgCCTCCAAAGATTTAGAGCTGCTGAAGATGCCATTGTGAGGCCCCGGCAGGTGTTTCATCAGAGCCGGGAACGCATCATATAGCTGGTTGGAAAGTAAAATAGGGGACTCCTTCAGTGGCGTTGTTTTAAACCCATTGGCATGTAAATATCTCACAATATTTTCTGACCGAAACTCATATTGACAGAATGACACATTTGATTTGCATAAAAGACTCTTATCCACTGATAATGAAATCAAATCAAGTGTTTTTGCAACCCTGGTTCTGATCCACGTTATGAATGCCTTTTCGACATGCGAGGTTGCCGGTGTCCCAGCTATACTTTGCATCTTACTAGAGCCCATATGGAGCCCTCCAAATAGGCCATCTCAGTCAGATTCTTCAGCATGCTCTGAAAGTTGCGGTCGCTGTAGTCAAACCGTCTCCCGAACACGATCTGGCAGATGACGTTGGCCACGGCGTTGTTTAAGAGGGGCACCGGGTCAAATGGCTCACCTGAGCAGAAGAAACGCCCTGAGTGTATATTTGCTTTTTTCACTcttgttacattttgttctcTTTTCAGTTCAggctctctttgtgttttttgccaacctttctccttctccatcgccTCCTGCAGATGATGACTCTCCTCACAAATGCTCTGCACCATGGAGGTCTTGGCCGGGCCGAAGGTACGTAACGCGGCCATGGCAAAACGCCGCTGCCTCCTCCACACTTTCCCGTTACTGAAGAAAAGACCCGCTGAGACAGAGATAAACATTACTACGGAGGCAGGTGGACTTCTTTAACACTGATGTGCTGTATGTTCGTGACATTCACCTGAGTTCCCTGAGTAAATTCTGGTCACCATTGGGCTGTAAGGCCGGTCCACAAAGTTGTCGGCCTGTGTCACTATGGCTTCCTTCACCGTCTTCCACCCAGACA from Cyclopterus lumpus isolate fCycLum1 chromosome 4, fCycLum1.pri, whole genome shotgun sequence includes the following:
- the hook1 gene encoding protein Hook homolog 1; the protein is MSGRASRTGGRNTKREAKTGQMDANDTVLSESLVIWLQTFNTAAPCRTVEELTTGTAISQALHQIDPAWFSDGWLRRIKTDVDDNWRLKMNNLKKILQMVVDYYSEVLAQEMSDFPLPDLAVVAEHSDPVELGRLLQLVLGCAVRCERKQEYIQIIMTLEESVQHVVMTAIQELMSKEIMAPFGELSGDLEQQLKKALEELTELLAEKEALAQRCQELDIQVAVLQEERNSLLAENDVLTDRAHQLDAFDDPSTPSGKKHSQLQQQVEALEEENFRLEAAKDDYRIHCEELEKQLIEVQHRNDELTSLAEESRALKDELDVLRNCSDRVVTLETSLDTYKRKLENLGDLKRQMKLLEENNMTYMHNTVSLEEELRKANAARAQLETYKRQVQELHRKLSEESRRADNLAYEMKKLEEKHETVMKEKERTIMERDSLKEINEELRCTQAQQHQLSQTGILPSSSPSHENLAAELIPIEYREQFIRLQHENKMLRVQQEECEREKIAALQSQLEEAHKTRSELDTENRLSRERIGELQQQVEDLQRALQSQAAQPDDSNLKRKLDAHMVQLNEAQDEIMKKKELLEDLQPDDTQTSLKLDELNAALKKKDDDMRAMEERYKMYLEKARNVIRALDPKLNPATAEIQALRNQLADRDKQILNLERQCEQAKLREYEEKLVVTAWYNTSLSFQKLAIESRLGGSASSARSPGQSFLSQQRQVSNAPRRALSINAPAATSK
- the LOC117729495 gene encoding cytochrome P450 2J2-like, translating into MWPCDLFVWFDLRGMLLFTFAVLLVVYFWGGKDPPNFPPGPPCLPLVGNIFNIESKQPHIYLTKLADVYGNVFRIRLGRHTTVFVSGWKTVKEAIVTQADNFVDRPYSPMVTRIYSGNSAGLFFSNGKVWRRQRRFAMAALRTFGPAKTSMVQSICEESHHLQEAMEKEKGEPFDPVPLLNNAVANVICQIVFGRRFDYSDRNFQSMLKNLTEMAYLEGSIWALLYDAFPALMKHLPGPHNGIFSSSKSLEASIRGEIERHKLDPAPGDPRDYIDAFLMEEKHNRNSELGFNDGNLVLCCLDLFLAGGETTSKTLQWGLIYLIKSPRIQDKVQVEIDGVIGQTRQPTMADRPNLPYTDAVIHEIQRMGNIVPLNGLRMAAKDTTLGGYFIPKGTSVMPNLTSVLFDRTEWETPDTFNPEHFLDADGKFARRDAFVPFSAGKRACLGEGLARMELFLFFVTLCQRCYFTTVDGAEPSSEGIIGATRSPNAFKIHARAR